The following proteins are encoded in a genomic region of Hippocampus zosterae strain Florida chromosome 2, ASM2543408v3, whole genome shotgun sequence:
- the arhgef19 gene encoding rho guanine nucleotide exchange factor 19 isoform X4 — translation MLTAFRGDCPSMWLPGPGKSAALISDAHHDEPLPYPCHHKHVAVCQQETLTFIDHQPPASTRVNGHGFPYDQQCATHVPALDSFKHSQSELNDWAKSYQGPGQEEDPRTSNSCHASMGAIKCPNGHRTYLLEQPDGGAQSHTRGTSVSCPQHVPLSLPLAFSLSSLCTNRDSWDSQIPCSPSSSEGPEFHNMDSYQPQRRTSQGSIKEKSIRRKMQVYSPDSLSDDSLSSPVLEADFLFPVTFASFLEEDFSIQSSQDTNTSPSSTDATADLQNLIQDDILHLPTERLPILEDSQPGVRQDSQYTSVMATGCGSTPHSRQVDPERRRFSASELISRLQLSQRKNSFTLKLGKSLSARVASKDKQISGGLSPDNKSNAKQRSSGGYSGSAPNSPVGPAPPSSSSDNGVPTHWWGSKLGIRKRSIEEDLCTSPVVACSNRLSRFLPNSILYQEYSDVAINREIQRQQGKELGTDEDGLRDIGSDGTSSPFSLSPSSSFCSSRGSAFALWQDIPDVRSSGQLDNFSNEQRKLQEAKFELVTSEASYIRSLTIAVDHFMLSQELSECLGAQDKQWLFSKLPEVKDVSERFLHDLESRLEEDILHFDVCDIVLDHCPALRRVYLPYVTNQAYQEQTYQRLLQEKARFPATLARLEEDSVCQRLPLTSFLILPFQRITRLKMLVENILKRTTPGSRDEDTATKAFNELKRIIKECNSSVQSMKRMEELIHLNKKIQFEGKIFPLISQSRWLVKHGELLEVDMQTMSISGSKLKLPTKPVYLHLFNDCLLLSRRKDTWKFLVFVHAKIGELKVKDLSQKLQGISGFIFHLQLCEGQQLKHQILLKSNTERSGKQRWIAAMFPSNPREDIEQASENDDISQVQCIRSYQAQEHDELTLEKADILHAKTITSDGWVEGIRLSDGERGWFPKPYVEEITSRSARLRNLRENIRIKCVTQKLEGEE, via the exons ATGCTCACAGCCTTCAG AGGAGACTGTCCCAGCATGTGGCTCCCTGGCCCAGGCAAGTCGGCGGCACTGATCTCTGACGCCCACCACGACGAGCCTCTGCCCTACCCGTGTCACCACAAGCATGTGGCCGTGTGCCAGCAGGAGACTTTGACCTTCATCGATCATCAGCCACCAGCGAGCACTCGAGTAAATGGACATGGCTTTCCTTATGACCAACAATGTGCCACCCACGTTCCAGCCCTCGACTCTTTTAAACACTCGCAGAGTGAACTCAATGACTGGGCAAAAAGCTACCAGGGACCGGGCCAGGAGGAAGATCCGCGAACGTCAAACTCTTGTCATGCCAGCATGGGCGCCATCAAATGTCCAAATGGTCATAGGACGTATTTACTAGAACAGCCCGATGGAGGAGCACAAAGTCACACACGAGGCACATCAGTGTCTTGTCCCCAACACGTACCTCTTAGTCTCCCTTTGGCCTTCTCACTGTCATCCCTCTGCACAAACAGAGACTCCTGGGACTCCCAGATACCTtgctctccatcctcatccgaGGGTCCAGAGTTTCACAACATGGACTCCTACCAACCGCAAAGGCGAACATCCCAAGGTTCGATTAAAGAGAAGTCCATCC GCCGTAAGATGCAGGTTTATTCTCCAGACAGCCTGAGTGACGACTCTCTCAGCAGCCCCGTCCTAGAAGCGGACTTCCTCTTCCCTGTAACCTTCGCATCTTTCCTGGAGGAAGACTTCAGCATACAATCCTCACAAGACACCAACACCAGCCCTTCTTCTACAGATGCCACAGCGGACCTGCAGAATCTCATTCAGGATGATATTCTCCATCTACCAACAGAAAGGCTGCCGATTTTGGAAGACTCACAACCGGGTGTGAGACAAGATAGTCAGTACACGTCAGTGATGGCAACGGGGTGCGGCAGCACACCGCACAGTCGCCAAGTAGACCCCGAGCGGCGGCGCTTCTCGGCCTCAGAACTGATTTCTAGACTCCAGCTGTCCCAAAGAAAGAATTCCTTCACCTTGAAGTTGGGGAAGTCGCTGTCAGCCCGAGTTGCCTCCAAGGACAAACAGATTTCTGGCGGTTTGAGCCCAGATA ATAAATCCAACGCAAAGCAACGCAGCTCAGGAGGCTACAGTGGGAGCGCCCCCAACAGTCCTGTAGGACCTGCACCGCCATCGTCCAGCAGTGACAATGGAGTGCCAACACATTGGTGGGGCAGCAAACTTGG AATCCGGAAGAGGTCCATTGAGGAAGACTTGTGCACATCGCCTGTTGTTGCTTGCTCCAATCGCTTATCAAGGTTCTTGCCAAATT CCATCTTGTATCAAGAATACAGCGATGTTGCCATTAACAGAGAGATCCAAAGGCAACAGGGCAAGGAGCTGGGCACAGACGAGGACGGCCTCAGAGACATCGGTTCCGATGGGACCTCATCTCCATTCAGTCTATCTCCATCCAGCTCCTTTTGCTCCTCGCGAGGTTCTGCTTTTGCCCTGTGGCAGGACATCCCGGACGTGCGCTCTAGTGGTCAGCTGGACAACTTCAGCAATGAGCAGAGAAAATTGCAGGAG GCCAAGTTTGAGCTGGTGACATCTGAGGCCTCATACATCCGAAGTTTGACCATCGCTGTGGATCATTTCATGCTGTCACAGGAACTCTCCGAATGTCTTGGCGCTCAGGACAAGCAGTGGCTCTTCTCCAAGCTGCCCGAAGTCAAAGATGTCAGTGAGAG GTTTCTTCATGACTTGGAGAGCAGGTTGGAGGAAGACATTCTGCATTTTGACGTGTGTGACATTGTTCTGGATCACTGCCCGGCTCTGCGCAGGGTCTATTTACCTTATGTAACCAACCAGGCTTACCAAGAACAGACCTATCAGCGTCTCCT GCAGGAGAAAGCTCGCTTTCCTGCCACTTTGGCCCGTCTGGAGGAAGACAGCGTCTGCCAGAGACTTCCTCTGACCTCCTTTCTAATCCTCCCATTCCAAAGGATCACTCGGCTTAAAATGCTGGTGGAG AACATCTTAAAGCGGACCACTCCAGGCTCCAGAGATGAAGACACTGCAACAAAGGCTTTCAATGAGTTAAAAAGG ATCATTAAGGAGTGCAACTCCAGCGTGCAGTCCATGAAGAGGATGGAGGAACTCATCCATCTCAATAAGAAAATTCAGTTTGAGGGCAAG ATCTTCCCTCTGATTTCTCAGTCTCGCTGGCTGGTGAAGCATGGTGAACTTCTGGAGGTGGACATGCAGACCATGAGTATTTCTGGATCCAAACTCAAGCTGCCCACCAAGCCAGTATACTTGCACCTGTTCAACGACTGCCTCCTGCTGTCCAGGAGAAAAGA CACATGGAAGTTCTTGGTGTTTGTTCACGCCAAGATAGGAGAGCTAAAAGTGAAGGATTTGAGTCAGAAGCTGCAAGGAATCTCAGGCTTCATCTTCCACCTACAGTTGTGTGAAGGACAGCAACTCAAACATCAGATTTTGCTCAAGTCAAACACTGA AAGGAGCGGAAAGCAGCGATGGATCGCAGCCATGTTTCCATCCAATCCTCGAGAAGACATTGAGCAAGCCAGTGAGAATGATG ACATATCTCAGGTCCAGTGCATTAGAAGCTATCAGGCACAAGAACATGATGAGTTAACACTGGAGAAGGCAGACATTCTCCATGCCAAGACCATCACAAGTGACG GTTGGGTGGAAGGCATCCGGCTGTCCGACGGGGAACGGGGCTGGTTCCCTAAGCCCTACGTGGAGGAAATCACAAGTCGCAGTGCACGTCTCCGCAACCTTCGAGAAAATATTCGCATCAAGTGTGTCACACAAAAACTGGAAGGAGAGGAATAG
- the arhgef19 gene encoding rho guanine nucleotide exchange factor 19 isoform X1 has product MLPGYGLSPFPDFQPHHHTLHCRGDCPSMWLPGPGKSAALISDAHHDEPLPYPCHHKHVAVCQQETLTFIDHQPPASTRVNGHGFPYDQQCATHVPALDSFKHSQSELNDWAKSYQGPGQEEDPRTSNSCHASMGAIKCPNGHRTYLLEQPDGGAQSHTRGTSVSCPQHVPLSLPLAFSLSSLCTNRDSWDSQIPCSPSSSEGPEFHNMDSYQPQRRTSQGSIKEKSIRRKMQVYSPDSLSDDSLSSPVLEADFLFPVTFASFLEEDFSIQSSQDTNTSPSSTDATADLQNLIQDDILHLPTERLPILEDSQPGVRQDSQYTSVMATGCGSTPHSRQVDPERRRFSASELISRLQLSQRKNSFTLKLGKSLSARVASKDKQISGGLSPDNKSNAKQRSSGGYSGSAPNSPVGPAPPSSSSDNGVPTHWWGSKLGIRKRSIEEDLCTSPVVACSNRLSRFLPNSILYQEYSDVAINREIQRQQGKELGTDEDGLRDIGSDGTSSPFSLSPSSSFCSSRGSAFALWQDIPDVRSSGQLDNFSNEQRKLQEAKFELVTSEASYIRSLTIAVDHFMLSQELSECLGAQDKQWLFSKLPEVKDVSERFLHDLESRLEEDILHFDVCDIVLDHCPALRRVYLPYVTNQAYQEQTYQRLLQEKARFPATLARLEEDSVCQRLPLTSFLILPFQRITRLKMLVENILKRTTPGSRDEDTATKAFNELKRIIKECNSSVQSMKRMEELIHLNKKIQFEGKIFPLISQSRWLVKHGELLEVDMQTMSISGSKLKLPTKPVYLHLFNDCLLLSRRKDTWKFLVFVHAKIGELKVKDLSQKLQGISGFIFHLQLCEGQQLKHQILLKSNTERSGKQRWIAAMFPSNPREDIEQASENDDISQVQCIRSYQAQEHDELTLEKADILHAKTITSDGWVEGIRLSDGERGWFPKPYVEEITSRSARLRNLRENIRIKCVTQKLEGEE; this is encoded by the exons ATGCTTCCTGGGTATGGACTCTCTCCTTTTCCTGATTTCCAGCCTCACCATCACACTTTGCATTGCAGAGGAGACTGTCCCAGCATGTGGCTCCCTGGCCCAGGCAAGTCGGCGGCACTGATCTCTGACGCCCACCACGACGAGCCTCTGCCCTACCCGTGTCACCACAAGCATGTGGCCGTGTGCCAGCAGGAGACTTTGACCTTCATCGATCATCAGCCACCAGCGAGCACTCGAGTAAATGGACATGGCTTTCCTTATGACCAACAATGTGCCACCCACGTTCCAGCCCTCGACTCTTTTAAACACTCGCAGAGTGAACTCAATGACTGGGCAAAAAGCTACCAGGGACCGGGCCAGGAGGAAGATCCGCGAACGTCAAACTCTTGTCATGCCAGCATGGGCGCCATCAAATGTCCAAATGGTCATAGGACGTATTTACTAGAACAGCCCGATGGAGGAGCACAAAGTCACACACGAGGCACATCAGTGTCTTGTCCCCAACACGTACCTCTTAGTCTCCCTTTGGCCTTCTCACTGTCATCCCTCTGCACAAACAGAGACTCCTGGGACTCCCAGATACCTtgctctccatcctcatccgaGGGTCCAGAGTTTCACAACATGGACTCCTACCAACCGCAAAGGCGAACATCCCAAGGTTCGATTAAAGAGAAGTCCATCC GCCGTAAGATGCAGGTTTATTCTCCAGACAGCCTGAGTGACGACTCTCTCAGCAGCCCCGTCCTAGAAGCGGACTTCCTCTTCCCTGTAACCTTCGCATCTTTCCTGGAGGAAGACTTCAGCATACAATCCTCACAAGACACCAACACCAGCCCTTCTTCTACAGATGCCACAGCGGACCTGCAGAATCTCATTCAGGATGATATTCTCCATCTACCAACAGAAAGGCTGCCGATTTTGGAAGACTCACAACCGGGTGTGAGACAAGATAGTCAGTACACGTCAGTGATGGCAACGGGGTGCGGCAGCACACCGCACAGTCGCCAAGTAGACCCCGAGCGGCGGCGCTTCTCGGCCTCAGAACTGATTTCTAGACTCCAGCTGTCCCAAAGAAAGAATTCCTTCACCTTGAAGTTGGGGAAGTCGCTGTCAGCCCGAGTTGCCTCCAAGGACAAACAGATTTCTGGCGGTTTGAGCCCAGATA ATAAATCCAACGCAAAGCAACGCAGCTCAGGAGGCTACAGTGGGAGCGCCCCCAACAGTCCTGTAGGACCTGCACCGCCATCGTCCAGCAGTGACAATGGAGTGCCAACACATTGGTGGGGCAGCAAACTTGG AATCCGGAAGAGGTCCATTGAGGAAGACTTGTGCACATCGCCTGTTGTTGCTTGCTCCAATCGCTTATCAAGGTTCTTGCCAAATT CCATCTTGTATCAAGAATACAGCGATGTTGCCATTAACAGAGAGATCCAAAGGCAACAGGGCAAGGAGCTGGGCACAGACGAGGACGGCCTCAGAGACATCGGTTCCGATGGGACCTCATCTCCATTCAGTCTATCTCCATCCAGCTCCTTTTGCTCCTCGCGAGGTTCTGCTTTTGCCCTGTGGCAGGACATCCCGGACGTGCGCTCTAGTGGTCAGCTGGACAACTTCAGCAATGAGCAGAGAAAATTGCAGGAG GCCAAGTTTGAGCTGGTGACATCTGAGGCCTCATACATCCGAAGTTTGACCATCGCTGTGGATCATTTCATGCTGTCACAGGAACTCTCCGAATGTCTTGGCGCTCAGGACAAGCAGTGGCTCTTCTCCAAGCTGCCCGAAGTCAAAGATGTCAGTGAGAG GTTTCTTCATGACTTGGAGAGCAGGTTGGAGGAAGACATTCTGCATTTTGACGTGTGTGACATTGTTCTGGATCACTGCCCGGCTCTGCGCAGGGTCTATTTACCTTATGTAACCAACCAGGCTTACCAAGAACAGACCTATCAGCGTCTCCT GCAGGAGAAAGCTCGCTTTCCTGCCACTTTGGCCCGTCTGGAGGAAGACAGCGTCTGCCAGAGACTTCCTCTGACCTCCTTTCTAATCCTCCCATTCCAAAGGATCACTCGGCTTAAAATGCTGGTGGAG AACATCTTAAAGCGGACCACTCCAGGCTCCAGAGATGAAGACACTGCAACAAAGGCTTTCAATGAGTTAAAAAGG ATCATTAAGGAGTGCAACTCCAGCGTGCAGTCCATGAAGAGGATGGAGGAACTCATCCATCTCAATAAGAAAATTCAGTTTGAGGGCAAG ATCTTCCCTCTGATTTCTCAGTCTCGCTGGCTGGTGAAGCATGGTGAACTTCTGGAGGTGGACATGCAGACCATGAGTATTTCTGGATCCAAACTCAAGCTGCCCACCAAGCCAGTATACTTGCACCTGTTCAACGACTGCCTCCTGCTGTCCAGGAGAAAAGA CACATGGAAGTTCTTGGTGTTTGTTCACGCCAAGATAGGAGAGCTAAAAGTGAAGGATTTGAGTCAGAAGCTGCAAGGAATCTCAGGCTTCATCTTCCACCTACAGTTGTGTGAAGGACAGCAACTCAAACATCAGATTTTGCTCAAGTCAAACACTGA AAGGAGCGGAAAGCAGCGATGGATCGCAGCCATGTTTCCATCCAATCCTCGAGAAGACATTGAGCAAGCCAGTGAGAATGATG ACATATCTCAGGTCCAGTGCATTAGAAGCTATCAGGCACAAGAACATGATGAGTTAACACTGGAGAAGGCAGACATTCTCCATGCCAAGACCATCACAAGTGACG GTTGGGTGGAAGGCATCCGGCTGTCCGACGGGGAACGGGGCTGGTTCCCTAAGCCCTACGTGGAGGAAATCACAAGTCGCAGTGCACGTCTCCGCAACCTTCGAGAAAATATTCGCATCAAGTGTGTCACACAAAAACTGGAAGGAGAGGAATAG
- the arhgef19 gene encoding rho guanine nucleotide exchange factor 19 isoform X3, with the protein MLPGYGLSPFPDFQPHHHTLHCRGDCPSMWLPGPGKSAALISDAHHDEPLPYPCHHKHVAVCQQETLTFIDHQPPASTRVNGHGFPYDQQCATHVPALDSFKHSQSELNDWAKSYQGPGQEEDPRTSNSCHASMGAIKCPNGHRTYLLEQPDGGAQSHTRGTSVSCPQHVPLSLPLAFSLSSLCTNRDSWDSQIPCSPSSSEGPEFHNMDSYQPQRRTSQGSIKEKSIHSLSDDSLSSPVLEADFLFPVTFASFLEEDFSIQSSQDTNTSPSSTDATADLQNLIQDDILHLPTERLPILEDSQPGVRQDSQYTSVMATGCGSTPHSRQVDPERRRFSASELISRLQLSQRKNSFTLKLGKSLSARVASKDKQISGGLSPDNKSNAKQRSSGGYSGSAPNSPVGPAPPSSSSDNGVPTHWWGSKLGIRKRSIEEDLCTSPVVACSNRLSRFLPNSILYQEYSDVAINREIQRQQGKELGTDEDGLRDIGSDGTSSPFSLSPSSSFCSSRGSAFALWQDIPDVRSSGQLDNFSNEQRKLQEAKFELVTSEASYIRSLTIAVDHFMLSQELSECLGAQDKQWLFSKLPEVKDVSERFLHDLESRLEEDILHFDVCDIVLDHCPALRRVYLPYVTNQAYQEQTYQRLLQEKARFPATLARLEEDSVCQRLPLTSFLILPFQRITRLKMLVENILKRTTPGSRDEDTATKAFNELKRIIKECNSSVQSMKRMEELIHLNKKIQFEGKIFPLISQSRWLVKHGELLEVDMQTMSISGSKLKLPTKPVYLHLFNDCLLLSRRKDTWKFLVFVHAKIGELKVKDLSQKLQGISGFIFHLQLCEGQQLKHQILLKSNTERSGKQRWIAAMFPSNPREDIEQASENDDISQVQCIRSYQAQEHDELTLEKADILHAKTITSDGWVEGIRLSDGERGWFPKPYVEEITSRSARLRNLRENIRIKCVTQKLEGEE; encoded by the exons ATGCTTCCTGGGTATGGACTCTCTCCTTTTCCTGATTTCCAGCCTCACCATCACACTTTGCATTGCAGAGGAGACTGTCCCAGCATGTGGCTCCCTGGCCCAGGCAAGTCGGCGGCACTGATCTCTGACGCCCACCACGACGAGCCTCTGCCCTACCCGTGTCACCACAAGCATGTGGCCGTGTGCCAGCAGGAGACTTTGACCTTCATCGATCATCAGCCACCAGCGAGCACTCGAGTAAATGGACATGGCTTTCCTTATGACCAACAATGTGCCACCCACGTTCCAGCCCTCGACTCTTTTAAACACTCGCAGAGTGAACTCAATGACTGGGCAAAAAGCTACCAGGGACCGGGCCAGGAGGAAGATCCGCGAACGTCAAACTCTTGTCATGCCAGCATGGGCGCCATCAAATGTCCAAATGGTCATAGGACGTATTTACTAGAACAGCCCGATGGAGGAGCACAAAGTCACACACGAGGCACATCAGTGTCTTGTCCCCAACACGTACCTCTTAGTCTCCCTTTGGCCTTCTCACTGTCATCCCTCTGCACAAACAGAGACTCCTGGGACTCCCAGATACCTtgctctccatcctcatccgaGGGTCCAGAGTTTCACAACATGGACTCCTACCAACCGCAAAGGCGAACATCCCAAGGTTCGATTAAAGAGAAGTCCATCC ACAGCCTGAGTGACGACTCTCTCAGCAGCCCCGTCCTAGAAGCGGACTTCCTCTTCCCTGTAACCTTCGCATCTTTCCTGGAGGAAGACTTCAGCATACAATCCTCACAAGACACCAACACCAGCCCTTCTTCTACAGATGCCACAGCGGACCTGCAGAATCTCATTCAGGATGATATTCTCCATCTACCAACAGAAAGGCTGCCGATTTTGGAAGACTCACAACCGGGTGTGAGACAAGATAGTCAGTACACGTCAGTGATGGCAACGGGGTGCGGCAGCACACCGCACAGTCGCCAAGTAGACCCCGAGCGGCGGCGCTTCTCGGCCTCAGAACTGATTTCTAGACTCCAGCTGTCCCAAAGAAAGAATTCCTTCACCTTGAAGTTGGGGAAGTCGCTGTCAGCCCGAGTTGCCTCCAAGGACAAACAGATTTCTGGCGGTTTGAGCCCAGATA ATAAATCCAACGCAAAGCAACGCAGCTCAGGAGGCTACAGTGGGAGCGCCCCCAACAGTCCTGTAGGACCTGCACCGCCATCGTCCAGCAGTGACAATGGAGTGCCAACACATTGGTGGGGCAGCAAACTTGG AATCCGGAAGAGGTCCATTGAGGAAGACTTGTGCACATCGCCTGTTGTTGCTTGCTCCAATCGCTTATCAAGGTTCTTGCCAAATT CCATCTTGTATCAAGAATACAGCGATGTTGCCATTAACAGAGAGATCCAAAGGCAACAGGGCAAGGAGCTGGGCACAGACGAGGACGGCCTCAGAGACATCGGTTCCGATGGGACCTCATCTCCATTCAGTCTATCTCCATCCAGCTCCTTTTGCTCCTCGCGAGGTTCTGCTTTTGCCCTGTGGCAGGACATCCCGGACGTGCGCTCTAGTGGTCAGCTGGACAACTTCAGCAATGAGCAGAGAAAATTGCAGGAG GCCAAGTTTGAGCTGGTGACATCTGAGGCCTCATACATCCGAAGTTTGACCATCGCTGTGGATCATTTCATGCTGTCACAGGAACTCTCCGAATGTCTTGGCGCTCAGGACAAGCAGTGGCTCTTCTCCAAGCTGCCCGAAGTCAAAGATGTCAGTGAGAG GTTTCTTCATGACTTGGAGAGCAGGTTGGAGGAAGACATTCTGCATTTTGACGTGTGTGACATTGTTCTGGATCACTGCCCGGCTCTGCGCAGGGTCTATTTACCTTATGTAACCAACCAGGCTTACCAAGAACAGACCTATCAGCGTCTCCT GCAGGAGAAAGCTCGCTTTCCTGCCACTTTGGCCCGTCTGGAGGAAGACAGCGTCTGCCAGAGACTTCCTCTGACCTCCTTTCTAATCCTCCCATTCCAAAGGATCACTCGGCTTAAAATGCTGGTGGAG AACATCTTAAAGCGGACCACTCCAGGCTCCAGAGATGAAGACACTGCAACAAAGGCTTTCAATGAGTTAAAAAGG ATCATTAAGGAGTGCAACTCCAGCGTGCAGTCCATGAAGAGGATGGAGGAACTCATCCATCTCAATAAGAAAATTCAGTTTGAGGGCAAG ATCTTCCCTCTGATTTCTCAGTCTCGCTGGCTGGTGAAGCATGGTGAACTTCTGGAGGTGGACATGCAGACCATGAGTATTTCTGGATCCAAACTCAAGCTGCCCACCAAGCCAGTATACTTGCACCTGTTCAACGACTGCCTCCTGCTGTCCAGGAGAAAAGA CACATGGAAGTTCTTGGTGTTTGTTCACGCCAAGATAGGAGAGCTAAAAGTGAAGGATTTGAGTCAGAAGCTGCAAGGAATCTCAGGCTTCATCTTCCACCTACAGTTGTGTGAAGGACAGCAACTCAAACATCAGATTTTGCTCAAGTCAAACACTGA AAGGAGCGGAAAGCAGCGATGGATCGCAGCCATGTTTCCATCCAATCCTCGAGAAGACATTGAGCAAGCCAGTGAGAATGATG ACATATCTCAGGTCCAGTGCATTAGAAGCTATCAGGCACAAGAACATGATGAGTTAACACTGGAGAAGGCAGACATTCTCCATGCCAAGACCATCACAAGTGACG GTTGGGTGGAAGGCATCCGGCTGTCCGACGGGGAACGGGGCTGGTTCCCTAAGCCCTACGTGGAGGAAATCACAAGTCGCAGTGCACGTCTCCGCAACCTTCGAGAAAATATTCGCATCAAGTGTGTCACACAAAAACTGGAAGGAGAGGAATAG